A window from Opitutia bacterium ISCC 52 encodes these proteins:
- a CDS encoding NTP transferase domain-containing protein, with translation MSDLTLVILAAGLGSRYGGVKQMEGLGPSNEVLLDYSVYDAVRSGFNKVVIVIREEMEEGFHDRITQRFEQRVKVEFAFQGLDRAPEGRTKPLGTGHALLSAVGHIEGPFAVINADDFYGPSSFRLLAQNLSGIPKRSGVLVGFELANTLSPNGSVTRAVCEASTDRILTRIEETFDIASRENGISGFVDGHERSLRLDTIVSLNLWGFSPDFLDFLEVEFVSFLENIKDPMKEEFFLPAAVFNWIQSKGAAVELLLSKEQWLGLTNPEDKLDAVAKLMDQIAIGVYPAKLWD, from the coding sequence ATGAGTGATTTAACCTTGGTTATCTTAGCTGCCGGATTGGGCAGTCGTTACGGTGGAGTTAAACAAATGGAAGGGCTTGGGCCTTCCAACGAGGTGCTTCTCGATTACTCGGTCTACGATGCGGTGAGAAGTGGATTCAATAAGGTCGTCATCGTGATTCGGGAGGAAATGGAGGAAGGCTTCCATGATCGCATCACTCAGAGGTTTGAGCAGCGTGTAAAAGTAGAGTTCGCATTTCAAGGACTTGATCGAGCTCCAGAAGGGCGCACCAAACCATTGGGAACAGGCCACGCCTTGCTCTCTGCTGTCGGGCATATTGAGGGACCCTTTGCTGTGATAAATGCCGATGACTTCTATGGGCCATCCTCCTTTCGCCTTCTTGCTCAGAACCTGTCTGGAATTCCGAAGCGTTCGGGAGTGCTTGTTGGTTTCGAACTGGCCAATACGCTTTCTCCGAATGGCAGTGTTACTCGTGCGGTGTGTGAAGCCTCTACGGATAGAATTCTAACCCGTATTGAAGAGACCTTCGACATCGCTTCTCGTGAGAATGGTATTAGCGGTTTTGTTGACGGGCATGAAAGAAGCCTACGATTAGATACCATTGTATCATTAAATCTGTGGGGATTCTCCCCGGACTTTCTCGATTTTCTAGAAGTCGAATTTGTGTCCTTTTTGGAAAATATTAAAGATCCGATGAAAGAAGAGTTCTTTCTCCCTGCGGCCGTCTTTAACTGGATACAATCGAAGGGAGCTGCCGTGGAGTTACTACTCTCTAAAGAGCAATGGCTTGGACTGACGAATCCTGAAGATAAATTAGATGCGGTCGCCAAGCTGATGGATCAGATCGCCATAGGGGTTTATCCAGCCAAGCTCTGGGATTAA
- a CDS encoding molecular chaperone DnaJ codes for MSSEKFAPLIQSNPDNEMFRFSYGEALFTEDKFEACIEHLEFCVAQKNDWMIPHILLGKALIALNRRPEAVLHLETALALAKEQHHEDPEAEVTALLEDLR; via the coding sequence ATGAGTTCCGAAAAATTCGCCCCTCTTATCCAATCGAATCCTGATAACGAAATGTTCCGCTTCAGTTACGGCGAAGCATTGTTTACCGAGGACAAATTTGAAGCGTGTATTGAACACCTCGAATTTTGCGTCGCCCAGAAAAACGACTGGATGATCCCACATATCCTTCTTGGCAAGGCTCTCATCGCCTTAAACCGAAGGCCTGAAGCAGTGCTTCATTTAGAAACAGCCCTCGCGTTGGCCAAGGAGCAACATCATGAAGATCCGGAGGCTGAGGTCACGGCCCTCTTGGAAGACTTGCGCTAA
- a CDS encoding GNAT family N-acetyltransferase: protein MNTASIPPDSFQTNRVMGRKPVMGDAQAMFDVYATDPEVTRYLVFKPYEKLEDLQSWLSYIIKEWDSKPGIAYLLFKHDKP from the coding sequence ATGAACACAGCTTCTATTCCACCTGATTCTTTCCAGACCAATCGTGTTATGGGCCGAAAGCCAGTCATGGGCGATGCACAAGCAATGTTCGATGTCTACGCAACGGACCCCGAGGTAACCCGTTACCTGGTCTTCAAGCCTTACGAGAAGCTAGAAGACCTCCAGTCCTGGCTCAGCTATATCATTAAAGAATGGGACAGCAAACCCGGCATCGCGTATCTGCTTTTCAAGCACGACAAGCCGTAA
- a CDS encoding serine/threonine-protein phosphatase, with protein MIRNNNLEVSHIGDSRIYLVRYGKIEQITTDHTLETFAREQKQIPDSQEVPEHYKHTLTHCLGQRELIKPDFTEHRILSGDRLLFCSDGISGPVPEEEILRILTARNTPEATVEQLVQKTLDNGAPDNVTGIVVFAE; from the coding sequence ATGATCCGCAACAATAACCTCGAGGTTTCCCATATAGGCGACTCACGGATCTACCTTGTTCGGTACGGCAAAATCGAGCAAATCACTACCGACCACACTTTGGAAACATTTGCGCGAGAACAAAAGCAAATCCCAGATAGCCAGGAAGTCCCGGAGCACTACAAACATACCCTTACACACTGCTTGGGACAACGTGAGCTCATAAAGCCAGATTTCACAGAACACCGAATCCTCAGTGGAGATCGACTCTTATTCTGTTCTGATGGTATAAGCGGCCCGGTCCCAGAGGAAGAAATCCTACGCATCCTAACCGCTCGAAATACTCCCGAAGCTACTGTGGAGCAACTGGTGCAGAAAACGCTCGATAATGGTGCACCCGACAATGTCACCGGCATCGTTGTATTTGCCGAATAA
- a CDS encoding NAD(P)H-dependent oxidoreductase: MPTFTNEELLQQLNWRYATKLFDPGRKINAETITAIEDSMVLSPSSFGLQPWKFIFVEDQATKDQLLPLSWNQPQTRDCSHFVVLCYDDSFELSEVDRYIDATLEARGGQASDHDALKGQMVSFVQRSIDGATIDDWCKNQIYIALGQLMASAAFLGIDTCPMEGIQPSEFDKVLKLENSGFKTMVACALGYRSEDDKYATLPKVRYPKDQIIERI; encoded by the coding sequence ATGCCTACATTCACAAACGAAGAACTATTGCAGCAACTGAATTGGCGTTACGCCACTAAGCTATTTGATCCGGGTCGAAAAATTAATGCCGAAACGATTACGGCCATCGAAGATTCCATGGTCCTTTCGCCTTCGTCTTTCGGTCTGCAACCCTGGAAATTCATCTTTGTGGAGGATCAGGCAACCAAGGATCAATTACTCCCGTTGTCCTGGAACCAACCCCAGACACGCGATTGTTCCCATTTTGTCGTACTTTGCTACGATGACTCCTTCGAGCTTTCTGAGGTCGATCGATACATCGACGCAACCTTAGAGGCAAGGGGAGGGCAGGCTTCCGATCACGATGCTCTTAAAGGACAGATGGTTAGCTTTGTTCAACGGTCCATCGATGGAGCTACTATTGACGATTGGTGTAAGAATCAAATTTACATCGCCTTAGGTCAATTGATGGCGAGTGCTGCTTTTCTTGGAATCGATACGTGTCCCATGGAGGGTATTCAGCCTTCTGAATTCGACAAAGTGCTCAAATTGGAGAATAGTGGCTTTAAAACCATGGTTGCTTGTGCATTGGGGTATCGCTCCGAAGACGATAAATATGCCACCCTTCCAAAAGTGCGTTACCCGAAAGATCAGATTATCGAGCGGATTTGA
- a CDS encoding GNAT family N-acetyltransferase, protein MGYLIARPYWGQGLITEVLQHWTDWALNQPEIYRISALCDIDNPASGRVMEKAGLSLEGTFKRYGIHPNIGDELVISIVMPRPADKMRTEALQPDSFLKS, encoded by the coding sequence GTGGGCTACTTGATAGCACGCCCCTACTGGGGACAAGGTCTCATAACCGAGGTACTTCAACACTGGACTGACTGGGCTCTAAACCAGCCAGAAATCTACCGAATAAGTGCATTATGCGATATCGATAACCCAGCATCCGGGCGAGTCATGGAAAAAGCAGGTTTGTCTCTCGAGGGAACCTTCAAACGATATGGCATCCACCCAAACATCGGTGACGAACTCGTGATCTCCATTGTTATGCCAAGACCCGCTGACAAAATGCGCACTGAAGCATTGCAGCCAGACTCTTTCCTGAAAAGCTAG
- a CDS encoding ABC transporter ATP-binding protein, which yields MTALDGVSLTVKKGEFFGLVGPNGAGKSTLMNILSGYTFADEGVLQLNDKTLQEDDPEGRRILGLVPQSLALYEEFSAFDNLEVFGSIYEIPKKELKEKIHFWLNKVQLWDRRKDKVKGFSGGMKRRLNIVASLLHDPEILLCDEPTVGIDPQSRNAIFDFLEEQNQKDLTVVYTTHYMEEVERMCKRIAIIDSGNIITEGSRN from the coding sequence ATAACCGCTCTCGATGGGGTTAGCCTAACGGTTAAAAAAGGTGAATTCTTTGGCCTTGTGGGTCCCAATGGGGCCGGCAAGAGCACACTGATGAATATTTTGTCGGGCTACACATTCGCTGACGAAGGCGTTCTTCAGCTAAACGACAAGACTTTGCAGGAAGACGATCCGGAAGGGCGTCGTATTTTGGGACTCGTACCTCAGAGCCTTGCTCTTTATGAGGAATTCTCAGCCTTCGATAACCTGGAAGTGTTTGGGAGTATCTATGAGATTCCAAAGAAAGAGCTGAAAGAGAAAATTCACTTTTGGCTTAATAAGGTTCAGTTGTGGGATCGGAGAAAGGATAAAGTCAAAGGCTTCTCCGGGGGTATGAAACGTCGCCTCAATATTGTCGCAAGCTTACTACACGATCCAGAGATACTGCTTTGCGATGAACCAACGGTTGGAATAGATCCACAATCGCGAAATGCCATCTTCGACTTTCTCGAAGAGCAAAATCAAAAAGACCTTACGGTAGTCTATACCACGCACTACATGGAAGAGGTGGAACGGATGTGCAAGCGCATCGCGATTATCGACTCCGGAAACATAATTACTGAAGGATCACGGAACTGA